A genomic window from Triticum urartu cultivar G1812 chromosome 7, Tu2.1, whole genome shotgun sequence includes:
- the LOC125525589 gene encoding uncharacterized protein LOC125525589, with translation MHPWPVQIINHHVRCHLPVKLQERSHMAETSAGILIWQTRQVATTIWMNRGMIFTMKHKVCQTESIYLTIQATIDEAQDGENVENHISLAKMLEVNQEVSTAKSNSNMRTR, from the exons ATG CATCCATGGCCTGTGCAAATCATCAATCATCATGTTCGATGTCACCTCCCGGTTAAACTACAAGAACGTTCCCACATGGCAGAGACATCTGCAG GCATTCTTATCTGGCAGACCAGGCAGGTGGCGACAACCATTTGGATGAACAGAGGCATGATCTTTACAATGAAGCACAAAGTTTGTCAGACAGAGTCGATATATCTAACTATCCAAG CTACCATTGATGAAGCACAAGATGGTGAAAATGTGGAAAATCATATTTCACTGGCCAAAATGTTAGAAGTGAACCAGGAAGTTAGTACTGCCAAAAGTAATAGT AATATGCGTACACGATGA